In one window of Azoarcus olearius DNA:
- a CDS encoding pyridoxal phosphate-dependent aminotransferase, which produces MNAAKTLNLAPAPTEPLVAVEAGAAAASPSPLSTPRAVRKSAKLADVCYDIRGPVLTRAKQMEDEGHKIIKLNIGNLASFGFDAPEEIQMDMIRNLPNSAGYSDSKGIFAARKAVMHYTQQKHIKGVGMEDIYIGNGVSELIVMAMNALLNPGDEVLVPAPDYPLWTAAVSLSGGTPVHYICDEGNGWLPDLADMRERITPNTRAIVVINPNNPTGALYPEAVLKGIIALAREFDLILYADEVYDKVLYEGAVHTSLAALSEDVLTIIFNGLSKNYRSCGYRAGWMVVCGDKRNAQDYIEGLNMLASMRLCANVPGQYAIQTALGGYQSIDDLVADGGRLRRQRDLAHELITAIPGVSCVKPKAALYMFPRLDPKIYPIEDDQAFIAELLEAERVLLVQGTGFNWPDPDHFRLVFLPHEDDLRDAIGRVARFLEGYRKRHGT; this is translated from the coding sequence ATGAACGCGGCGAAGACTCTGAATCTGGCACCAGCCCCCACCGAACCCCTGGTTGCGGTCGAGGCCGGTGCAGCCGCCGCGAGTCCGTCACCGCTCTCCACGCCGCGCGCCGTGCGCAAATCCGCCAAGCTGGCGGACGTCTGCTACGACATCCGCGGTCCGGTGCTCACGCGCGCAAAGCAGATGGAGGACGAGGGCCACAAGATCATCAAGCTGAACATCGGCAACCTCGCCTCGTTCGGCTTCGACGCGCCCGAAGAAATCCAGATGGACATGATCCGCAACCTGCCGAATTCGGCGGGCTACTCGGATTCCAAGGGCATCTTCGCCGCGCGCAAGGCGGTGATGCACTACACCCAGCAGAAGCACATCAAGGGTGTGGGCATGGAAGATATCTACATCGGCAACGGCGTGTCCGAGCTGATCGTGATGGCGATGAACGCGCTGCTCAACCCGGGCGACGAAGTGCTGGTTCCCGCGCCGGACTATCCGCTGTGGACCGCGGCGGTGAGCCTTTCGGGCGGCACGCCGGTGCATTACATCTGCGACGAAGGCAACGGCTGGTTGCCCGATCTGGCCGACATGCGCGAGCGCATCACGCCCAACACCCGCGCGATCGTGGTGATCAACCCGAATAACCCGACCGGCGCGCTGTACCCCGAAGCGGTGCTGAAAGGCATCATCGCGCTGGCGCGTGAGTTCGACCTGATCCTGTACGCCGACGAGGTGTACGACAAGGTGTTGTACGAAGGCGCAGTGCACACCTCGCTGGCGGCTTTGTCGGAAGACGTGCTGACCATCATCTTCAACGGCCTGTCGAAAAACTACCGTTCCTGCGGTTACCGTGCCGGCTGGATGGTGGTGTGTGGCGACAAGCGCAACGCCCAGGACTACATCGAAGGCCTCAACATGCTGGCCTCGATGCGCCTGTGCGCCAACGTGCCGGGCCAATACGCGATCCAGACCGCACTGGGCGGTTACCAGAGCATCGACGACCTCGTCGCCGACGGCGGCCGGCTGCGGCGCCAGCGCGACCTCGCGCACGAACTGATCACCGCCATCCCCGGCGTGAGCTGCGTCAAGCCCAAGGCGGCGCTGTACATGTTCCCGCGCCTCGATCCGAAGATCTACCCGATCGAGGACGATCAGGCCTTCATTGCCGAACTGCTCGAAGCCGAGCGCGTGCTGCTGGTGCAGGGCACGGGCTTCAACTGGCCCGATCCGGACCACTTCCGCCTGGTCTTCCTGCCGCACGAGGACGACCTGCGCGACGCCATCGGCCGCGTTGCGCGCTTCCTCGAAGGCTATCGCAAGCGCCACGGCACCTGA
- a CDS encoding Mth938-like domain-containing protein yields the protein MKLNQDQNAGINMVTGYGADHLMVNKVRHEGSLLLTADRIVAGWAAGGFEGLTEADFAAARDLGVEIVLVGTGARQRFPQPALLRPLINARIGFEIMDLAAACRTYNILVGEGRSVAAALILDPPA from the coding sequence ATGAAGCTCAACCAGGACCAGAACGCAGGGATCAACATGGTGACCGGCTACGGGGCCGATCACCTCATGGTGAACAAGGTACGGCACGAGGGCAGCCTGTTGCTCACGGCGGACCGCATCGTGGCCGGCTGGGCGGCGGGCGGTTTCGAGGGCCTGACCGAAGCCGATTTTGCCGCCGCGCGCGACCTCGGCGTCGAGATCGTGCTGGTCGGCACCGGGGCGCGTCAGCGCTTTCCGCAACCGGCGCTGCTCCGGCCCCTGATCAACGCCCGCATCGGCTTCGAAATCATGGACCTCGCGGCAGCCTGCCGCACCTACAACATCCTCGTCGGCGAAGGCCGTTCCGTTGCGGCGGCGCTGATCCTCGACCCGCCTGCCTGA
- a CDS encoding MFS transporter: MTSVVRPPAGLRIFVTFALGYYLSYLLRTVNAVISPALTGELGLSSAQLGLLTSTYFLAFGLAQIPVGIALDRYGPRRVEALLLLLAAGGAAVFALGEGFLPLAGGRAMIGLGVSACLMGALKGFASWYPAERQSSMTGFIMAAGALGALTASTPVEALLPWVGWRGVFWLVAVSGLVVAVLMITGLPDEAAHTSKDTVGAALASVGRIFRSPAFLRFAAASACFTGGFMALQGLWAVPWLMHVNGLELARAAHYLVVLNVGMLCGQLAVGAWGTHLSRRGVRPLHLMRLGYAGMLAVEAAIVFDLAPLFPAWFLLGLLSAVNAQSYLAAASHFPRALFARVSTAVNLMAFAGAFAVQWGIGLIVDHLRGGGMAMAAALGVALGILVTLQVLSYLPLWFTSPPPQGRA; encoded by the coding sequence ATGACCTCAGTCGTCCGCCCTCCGGCCGGGCTGCGCATCTTCGTCACGTTCGCGCTCGGCTACTACCTCTCGTATCTGCTGCGTACCGTCAATGCGGTGATTTCGCCTGCGCTGACCGGGGAACTCGGGTTGAGCAGCGCTCAACTCGGGCTACTCACCAGCACTTATTTCCTCGCCTTCGGACTGGCGCAGATTCCGGTCGGGATCGCCCTCGACCGCTACGGCCCGCGCCGGGTCGAAGCCTTGCTGTTGCTGCTCGCGGCGGGCGGTGCGGCCGTGTTCGCGCTCGGCGAGGGCTTTCTGCCGCTCGCGGGGGGGCGGGCGATGATCGGGCTGGGTGTTTCGGCGTGCCTGATGGGCGCGCTGAAGGGCTTCGCGTCCTGGTATCCCGCCGAACGCCAAAGCTCCATGACCGGCTTCATCATGGCCGCTGGCGCCCTGGGCGCCTTGACGGCAAGCACGCCGGTGGAGGCGTTGCTGCCGTGGGTGGGTTGGCGCGGCGTGTTCTGGCTCGTCGCCGTCAGCGGACTGGTGGTTGCGGTGCTGATGATCACCGGCCTGCCGGACGAGGCCGCGCACACCTCCAAGGACACGGTCGGGGCGGCGCTTGCATCGGTTGGACGCATCTTCCGCTCCCCGGCCTTCCTTCGCTTTGCGGCCGCTTCCGCGTGTTTCACAGGAGGCTTCATGGCGCTCCAGGGGCTATGGGCGGTGCCGTGGTTGATGCACGTAAACGGACTGGAACTGGCAAGGGCCGCGCACTATCTGGTCGTGCTGAACGTAGGCATGTTGTGCGGACAACTTGCCGTCGGCGCCTGGGGTACGCACCTGTCTCGGCGCGGGGTGCGGCCGCTGCACCTGATGCGGCTGGGCTATGCGGGCATGTTGGCGGTGGAGGCGGCGATCGTGTTCGACCTTGCGCCGTTGTTCCCGGCGTGGTTCCTGCTCGGGCTGCTGTCGGCGGTGAATGCGCAGTCCTACCTCGCGGCCGCGTCGCATTTTCCGCGCGCCTTGTTCGCACGCGTCAGCACCGCGGTAAACCTGATGGCCTTTGCCGGCGCCTTCGCAGTGCAGTGGGGCATCGGCCTGATCGTGGACCACCTGCGCGGAGGCGGCATGGCGATGGCGGCGGCGCTGGGCGTCGCACTGGGCATCCTCGTCACGCTGCAGGTACTGAGCTACCTGCCATTGTGGTTTACGTCGCCGCCTCCCCAAGGGCGGGCTTGA
- a CDS encoding mannose-1-phosphate guanylyltransferase/mannose-6-phosphate isomerase — translation MTIKSVILSGGSGTRLWPASRETYPKQLLPLTGELSLLQETAVRLKDFAGEVDPVPLVVTNEDYRFIIAEQLRQIGVASAGIVLEPVGRNTAPALTLAALAAAAGGNDPVLLVMPADHVITDVERFQLAIGEGAALASAGALVTFGIVPDHPETGYGYIRVGPAVSGAATSRVLAEFVEKPDAPTAERYVASGEYFWNSGIFMMKASVWLRAIERFNPEMAAACEAAFVERKADADFLRVGKGAFENCPSDSIDYAVMEKLQSAPEVGQGVVVPLSAGWSDVGAWDALWAVSPKDASGNSARGEVLFESSRNTLVHASTRLVAAVGCDDMVVVETADAVMVAHKSHTQSVKNVVARLKAEGRSLTRTHRKVYRPWGWYDSIDAGDRFQVKRIVVNPGAKLSLQMHYHRAEHWIVVRGTAEVTAGDKVFLLGENESTYIPLGHTHRLTNPGKVPLEIIEVQSGSYLGEDDIVRFEDTYGRTEG, via the coding sequence ATGACCATCAAGAGCGTCATCCTTTCCGGGGGCTCCGGCACCCGCTTGTGGCCCGCATCGCGCGAAACCTACCCCAAGCAACTCCTTCCGCTTACCGGCGAACTGTCTCTGCTGCAGGAGACCGCGGTGCGTCTGAAGGATTTCGCGGGCGAGGTGGATCCGGTGCCGCTGGTTGTCACCAACGAAGACTACCGCTTCATCATTGCCGAGCAGCTGCGCCAAATTGGCGTCGCGAGCGCTGGCATCGTGCTCGAGCCGGTCGGGCGCAATACCGCGCCGGCGCTGACGCTTGCCGCGCTTGCCGCCGCGGCCGGAGGCAACGATCCGGTGCTGCTGGTGATGCCGGCAGACCACGTCATCACCGACGTCGAGCGCTTCCAGTTGGCCATAGGCGAGGGTGCCGCGCTGGCGTCGGCGGGCGCGCTGGTCACCTTCGGCATCGTGCCGGACCACCCGGAGACAGGCTACGGCTACATCCGGGTGGGCCCGGCGGTTTCCGGCGCGGCGACGTCGCGCGTGCTGGCCGAGTTCGTCGAGAAGCCGGACGCGCCGACAGCCGAGCGCTACGTCGCCAGCGGCGAATACTTCTGGAACAGCGGCATCTTCATGATGAAGGCCTCGGTGTGGCTACGTGCCATCGAGCGCTTCAACCCCGAGATGGCCGCGGCGTGCGAGGCCGCGTTCGTGGAACGCAAGGCCGATGCGGACTTCCTGCGCGTCGGCAAGGGTGCCTTCGAGAACTGCCCCTCGGATTCGATCGACTACGCGGTGATGGAGAAGCTCCAGTCGGCGCCGGAGGTCGGGCAGGGCGTGGTGGTGCCATTGTCGGCGGGCTGGTCGGACGTGGGTGCGTGGGACGCGCTGTGGGCGGTTTCCCCCAAGGATGCGTCCGGCAACAGCGCGCGCGGCGAGGTGTTGTTCGAGTCCAGCCGCAATACGCTGGTGCATGCCAGCACCCGCCTGGTGGCCGCCGTGGGTTGTGACGACATGGTGGTGGTGGAGACGGCCGACGCGGTAATGGTGGCCCACAAGAGCCACACCCAGTCGGTGAAGAACGTGGTCGCCCGGCTCAAGGCCGAGGGCCGCAGCCTCACCCGCACGCACCGCAAGGTTTACCGGCCTTGGGGCTGGTACGACTCGATCGACGCGGGCGACCGCTTCCAGGTCAAGCGCATCGTGGTCAATCCGGGCGCCAAGCTCAGCCTGCAGATGCACTACCACCGTGCGGAGCACTGGATTGTCGTCCGTGGCACCGCTGAAGTGACCGCAGGCGACAAGGTCTTCCTGCTCGGCGAAAACGAGTCGACCTACATTCCGCTCGGCCACACCCATCGGCTGACGAATCCCGGCAAGGTGCCGCTGGAGATCATCGAGGTCCAGTCCGGCAGCTACCTGGGTGAAGACGACATCGTGCGTTTCGAGGACACCTACGGGCGCACCGAGGGCTGA
- a CDS encoding LuxR C-terminal-related transcriptional regulator: MSGLFTLESADLERLHFALEASIRVARRSHFFLWTQGALQCFLPHETLLCASSGTEQTPGTQDVFSRLLIPPRVEYILTEPGAPVVGGLRQAWLQAGRAPLVLPAAPLRMAVPELACGGELLCHGIAGHGAAPSTFFVFIGLPAPPGPRERYLAELLMPHLHLALLRMREGEHAAAGASPALLSGRELQVLGCMRDGLTNQQIGEVLKISALTVKNHVQRILRKLRAANRAQAVANGVAAGLIAGVTADRR, translated from the coding sequence GTGAGCGGCCTTTTCACGCTGGAGAGCGCCGACCTCGAGCGGCTGCATTTCGCGCTCGAAGCCTCGATCCGCGTTGCGCGCCGGTCTCACTTCTTTCTATGGACGCAGGGGGCATTACAGTGCTTTCTGCCGCACGAAACCCTGCTGTGCGCCAGTAGCGGCACGGAGCAGACGCCCGGCACGCAGGATGTGTTTTCACGGCTGCTGATCCCACCGCGGGTGGAGTACATCCTGACCGAGCCCGGCGCGCCGGTGGTTGGCGGCTTGAGGCAGGCCTGGTTGCAGGCGGGCAGGGCGCCGCTCGTACTGCCGGCCGCCCCGCTGCGTATGGCCGTCCCGGAACTGGCCTGTGGCGGCGAGTTGCTGTGTCACGGCATTGCCGGGCATGGCGCCGCGCCATCGACCTTCTTCGTATTCATCGGCCTGCCGGCGCCACCGGGGCCGCGCGAGCGCTATCTTGCCGAACTGCTGATGCCGCATCTGCACCTCGCGCTGCTGCGCATGCGGGAGGGCGAGCACGCCGCGGCCGGCGCTTCCCCGGCCTTGCTGTCCGGGCGTGAGTTGCAAGTGCTTGGCTGCATGCGCGACGGCTTGACCAATCAGCAGATCGGCGAGGTCCTGAAGATCAGCGCGCTGACCGTCAAGAACCATGTCCAGCGCATCCTGCGCAAGCTGCGGGCCGCCAATCGGGCACAGGCCGTGGCAAATGGCGTTGCCGCGGGACTGATCGCCGGGGTGACCGCTGACCGGCGTTGA
- a CDS encoding type II secretion system protein produces the protein MQTGSLPLPRSRQRGYSYLLILFTVAALGFGIAQAGVVWQQAALRAREAELLYRGADIARAIARYRAASPAGSPAWPQTLTDLVEDKRWPMPVRHLRRIWRDPLTGAADWVLVRAGGGIVGVHSRSETVPIRTHDLPPELSTGAVEARTHADWVFRPAETPADAQTVPATDTNEGGER, from the coding sequence ATGCAGACTGGTAGCCTCCCTCTGCCGCGCTCCCGTCAACGCGGCTACAGCTATCTGCTGATCCTGTTCACCGTGGCCGCGCTCGGCTTCGGCATCGCGCAGGCTGGCGTGGTGTGGCAGCAGGCCGCACTGCGCGCGCGAGAGGCGGAGCTGCTCTACCGCGGGGCCGACATCGCGCGAGCGATCGCCCGCTATCGCGCGGCGTCGCCCGCCGGCTCGCCTGCCTGGCCCCAGACCCTCACCGACCTGGTCGAAGACAAACGCTGGCCGATGCCAGTGCGCCACCTGCGCCGGATCTGGCGCGATCCACTGACCGGCGCTGCCGACTGGGTGCTGGTGCGTGCCGGCGGCGGTATCGTCGGCGTCCATAGCCGCTCGGAAACCGTTCCGATCCGGACCCACGACTTGCCGCCGGAACTATCGACCGGCGCGGTGGAGGCACGGACGCACGCCGACTGGGTGTTCCGGCCCGCGGAAACGCCGGCGGACGCCCAAACCGTGCCCGCCACCGACACCAACGAGGGAGGCGAGCGGTGA
- a CDS encoding type II secretion system protein, giving the protein MTASRVRRGFTLIELLVVMAIVALLLAIAAPRYFDHVERARETSLRQSLVVMRDALDKYKADTGRFPHALADLVERRYLRAIPRDPITDSEASWIEVAETPGAHGEGGGVRDVRSGAEGGGLDGTPYADW; this is encoded by the coding sequence ATGACGGCATCCCGGGTGCGGCGCGGCTTCACGCTGATCGAGCTGCTGGTGGTGATGGCGATCGTCGCGCTGCTGCTGGCGATCGCTGCGCCGCGCTACTTCGATCACGTGGAGCGCGCGAGAGAGACGAGCCTGCGCCAGTCGCTCGTGGTGATGCGTGATGCGCTCGACAAGTACAAGGCCGACACCGGACGCTTTCCGCACGCATTGGCCGATCTCGTCGAGCGACGCTACCTGCGCGCGATTCCGCGCGATCCGATCACCGACAGCGAAGCGAGCTGGATCGAAGTTGCGGAGACGCCGGGCGCACATGGCGAGGGTGGCGGGGTCCGCGATGTCCGCAGCGGCGCTGAAGGCGGCGGCCTGGACGGAACACCGTATGCAGACTGGTAG
- a CDS encoding type II secretion system protein, which yields MTQRATGFTLIELVVTVAIIGVLVAGAVPLLELGAQRSREAELRTALRQIRAAIDAYKAAADAGRIARAADASGYPPRLSVLVDGVRDLKDADGARIYFLRRVPRDPFFRDVAAPAEATWGLRSYASPPEAPAAGADVFDVYSLADGVGLDGVPYREW from the coding sequence GTGACGCAGCGGGCAACGGGATTCACGCTGATCGAACTGGTGGTCACGGTGGCGATCATCGGCGTACTGGTGGCCGGGGCGGTGCCCTTGCTGGAACTGGGTGCCCAGCGGTCGCGCGAAGCCGAACTGCGGACCGCGCTGCGGCAGATCCGGGCTGCGATCGACGCCTACAAGGCGGCGGCCGACGCGGGCCGCATCGCACGCGCAGCTGATGCCAGCGGTTATCCGCCCCGGCTTTCGGTGCTGGTCGATGGGGTGCGCGACCTGAAGGATGCCGACGGCGCACGCATCTATTTCCTGCGCCGCGTGCCACGCGACCCCTTCTTCCGCGACGTGGCCGCGCCTGCCGAGGCGACCTGGGGCTTGCGCAGCTACGCCAGTCCGCCTGAAGCCCCCGCCGCAGGTGCGGATGTTTTCGACGTCTATTCGCTCGCCGACGGCGTGGGGCTGGACGGCGTGCCGTATCGCGAATGGTGA
- a CDS encoding secretin N-terminal domain-containing protein produces MIAHRRKIRLLLPCLIAALGACATNPALERSREAFASGDRMAALMSLKDEVGRDPRNHELRAYYLRQRELLGSEKLAAAERARLAGRAEEAERLYADALRIDPDHPRARVGADEIAADRRRAARLEEARASLGRGDILAAERSARTVLAEQPANGAARQLLREIDEKAELAAAAAAPAPGGPLSRPVTLEFREAPLRVVFEALARASGLNFVFDRDVRAESKVTLFVRSSTIEEVLGLIGATQQLERKMLNANSVLVYPATPAKQKEYVELVTRSFYLANADAKQAMTMVRQLVKSKDVFVDEKLNMVVIKDTPDAVRLAERVLASLDVAEPEVMLEVEVLEVSRNKLQDLGIEYPTQVGYGLLTPNVTSTVSTAAGFATSTTLGGELAKGMINLRDRGSLVPYVSNPGAVLNLRAEDGDTSLLANPRIRVKNREKAKIHIGEKLPVFTTTATANVGVSASVNYLDVGLKLDVEPAVTLEDEVVIKVALEVSSIVKEVTGPSSSLAYQVGTRSAATTLRLANGETQVLAGLINDEERSSARRLPGLGELPVVGRLFSAQRDSNTKTEVVLLITPRIVRNVVAPSLARADLPAGTEAAVGARQLRLRPTAPNSVSMQGGAQPGGAARAEPVVLERPEPVAEAEEGSAPAAGSIPVAPPQLPAAGTPPEPDNGRDER; encoded by the coding sequence ATGATTGCTCACCGCCGCAAGATCCGCCTGCTGTTGCCCTGTCTGATCGCCGCCCTCGGGGCGTGCGCCACCAATCCCGCGCTGGAGCGCAGCCGCGAGGCCTTCGCCAGCGGCGACCGCATGGCGGCGCTGATGAGCTTGAAGGACGAGGTCGGGCGCGATCCGCGCAACCATGAACTGCGCGCCTATTACCTGCGGCAACGCGAGCTGCTGGGATCGGAAAAGCTCGCCGCCGCGGAACGTGCGCGCCTTGCCGGCCGCGCCGAAGAGGCCGAGCGCCTGTATGCGGACGCGCTTCGCATCGACCCCGACCATCCGCGGGCGCGCGTCGGTGCCGACGAAATCGCTGCCGACCGCAGACGCGCGGCGCGGCTGGAAGAGGCCCGCGCCAGCCTCGGCCGCGGCGACATCCTGGCGGCCGAGCGTAGCGCCCGCACCGTGCTGGCCGAGCAGCCCGCCAACGGCGCAGCCCGCCAGTTGTTGCGCGAGATCGACGAGAAGGCCGAGCTGGCCGCGGCAGCGGCCGCACCCGCGCCGGGCGGGCCGCTATCGCGTCCGGTAACGCTGGAGTTCCGCGAAGCGCCGCTGCGTGTGGTGTTCGAGGCGCTGGCACGCGCAAGCGGGCTCAACTTCGTGTTCGACCGCGATGTGCGGGCGGAATCGAAGGTGACGCTGTTCGTGCGCAGCAGCACCATCGAAGAGGTGCTCGGCCTGATCGGCGCCACCCAGCAGCTGGAGCGCAAGATGCTCAACGCCAACTCGGTGTTGGTGTATCCCGCCACGCCGGCGAAACAGAAGGAATACGTCGAGCTGGTCACCCGCAGCTTCTATCTCGCCAACGCCGACGCCAAGCAGGCGATGACGATGGTGCGCCAGCTGGTGAAGAGCAAGGATGTGTTCGTCGACGAAAAGCTGAACATGGTGGTGATCAAGGACACGCCGGATGCGGTGCGTCTGGCCGAACGCGTGCTTGCCTCGCTCGATGTCGCCGAGCCGGAGGTGATGCTCGAGGTGGAGGTGCTGGAGGTGAGCCGCAACAAGTTGCAGGACCTCGGCATCGAGTACCCGACGCAGGTCGGCTACGGCTTGCTGACGCCCAACGTGACCAGCACCGTGTCCACCGCCGCCGGCTTTGCCACCAGCACCACGCTGGGTGGCGAGCTTGCGAAAGGCATGATCAACCTGCGCGACCGCGGCTCGCTCGTGCCCTACGTGTCCAACCCCGGCGCGGTGCTCAACCTGCGCGCCGAGGATGGCGACACCAGCCTGCTCGCCAATCCGCGCATCCGCGTAAAGAACCGCGAGAAGGCCAAGATCCACATCGGCGAGAAGCTGCCGGTATTCACCACCACCGCGACCGCCAACGTGGGCGTTTCCGCGTCGGTGAACTACCTCGACGTGGGTCTGAAACTGGATGTGGAACCGGCGGTGACGCTGGAAGACGAGGTGGTGATCAAGGTGGCGCTGGAGGTGAGCAGCATCGTCAAGGAGGTCACCGGCCCCTCCAGTTCGCTGGCGTACCAGGTCGGCACCCGCAGCGCGGCGACCACGCTGCGGCTCGCCAATGGCGAGACCCAGGTGCTCGCCGGCCTCATCAACGACGAGGAGCGTTCCAGCGCGCGGCGCTTGCCGGGGTTGGGCGAGTTGCCCGTGGTCGGCCGCCTGTTCTCGGCCCAGCGCGACAGCAATACGAAAACCGAGGTGGTGCTGCTGATCACGCCGCGCATCGTCCGCAACGTGGTGGCCCCCTCGCTGGCGCGGGCCGACCTGCCCGCCGGCACTGAAGCCGCCGTGGGGGCGCGCCAACTGCGCTTGCGCCCCACCGCACCCAATTCGGTCAGCATGCAGGGCGGCGCCCAGCCGGGTGGCGCCGCGCGCGCGGAGCCGGTTGTGCTGGAGCGTCCCGAGCCGGTGGCCGAGGCGGAGGAGGGCAGCGCGCCGGCAGCCGGCTCCATTCCGGTTGCGCCGCCGCAGCTTCCCGCCGCCGGCACGCCGCCGGAACCCGACAACGGCAGGGACGAGCGGTGA
- a CDS encoding PilN domain-containing protein produces MSACAVPRALALDFVPVARRNGAVSWTLLAVGAACSVLAMSDYSAGRDELAARERTLAGLRAARRDAPRAVAAPLAPAEREAWQRISGRLTADWSGIFAALARVRDGDVAWLEVGVEAEGGANGGLRLTGQARSLDAVFVALARVAAEPALAGAVLVSHEAVVADGVPLVRFTLMTTRRGGV; encoded by the coding sequence ATGAGCGCGTGTGCCGTGCCCCGCGCGCTCGCGCTCGATTTCGTCCCCGTGGCACGTCGCAACGGCGCCGTCAGCTGGACGCTGCTTGCTGTGGGGGCGGCGTGCAGCGTGCTCGCGATGTCCGATTACTCCGCCGGGCGGGACGAACTGGCCGCGCGCGAACGCACGCTCGCCGGACTTCGCGCTGCGCGGCGTGATGCCCCGCGCGCGGTGGCTGCGCCGCTTGCCCCTGCGGAGCGCGAGGCCTGGCAGCGCATCAGCGGGCGTCTCACTGCAGACTGGAGCGGCATCTTCGCCGCATTGGCGCGCGTGCGCGACGGCGACGTCGCCTGGCTGGAGGTCGGCGTAGAAGCGGAGGGGGGCGCCAACGGCGGCCTGCGGCTGACCGGGCAGGCCCGCAGCCTGGACGCCGTGTTCGTCGCATTGGCCCGCGTCGCCGCGGAGCCGGCGCTGGCAGGCGCGGTACTGGTGAGCCACGAAGCGGTGGTTGCCGACGGCGTTCCGCTGGTGCGCTTCACGCTGATGACGACGCGGCGGGGTGGCGTATGA